The Streptomyces cynarae genome contains a region encoding:
- a CDS encoding alpha/beta hydrolase family protein, translated as MHSLQFTAESSSNGMVERDFTVGDVPGVLWSPASGATDRARLILMGHGGGNHKKSPAMAGRAQRLVTGCGFHVAVIDAPGHGDRPRTAHDEQEIAALYRARAAGEPEGPIVVRYNAHLAERAVPEWQATLDALQELPEIGTDGPVGYFGINMGTAIGVPLVAIEPRITAAVFGLHWPDVLAEQAKRITVPIEFDMQWDDEHIPREAGLALFDAFASKEKTLHANAGRHKELPRFEADSAVRFFARHFGRAVTSPA; from the coding sequence GTGCACTCTCTGCAGTTCACCGCCGAGTCGTCGTCGAACGGCATGGTCGAGCGCGACTTCACCGTGGGCGACGTCCCCGGCGTGCTCTGGTCGCCGGCTTCCGGCGCGACCGATCGCGCCCGCCTGATCCTGATGGGCCACGGCGGCGGCAACCACAAGAAGTCACCCGCGATGGCCGGCCGGGCACAGCGCCTCGTGACCGGCTGCGGTTTCCACGTCGCCGTCATCGACGCGCCCGGTCATGGCGACCGACCGCGCACGGCGCACGACGAGCAAGAGATCGCCGCGCTGTACCGGGCGAGGGCGGCGGGCGAGCCGGAAGGCCCGATCGTCGTCCGCTACAACGCCCACCTGGCCGAGCGCGCCGTGCCCGAGTGGCAGGCGACCCTGGACGCCCTGCAGGAACTTCCGGAGATCGGCACCGACGGGCCGGTCGGCTACTTCGGCATCAACATGGGCACCGCGATCGGCGTGCCACTTGTGGCGATCGAACCCAGGATCACTGCCGCGGTGTTCGGTCTGCACTGGCCCGATGTCCTGGCTGAGCAGGCGAAGCGAATCACCGTCCCGATCGAGTTCGACATGCAGTGGGACGACGAGCACATCCCGCGCGAGGCCGGTCTTGCGCTGTTCGACGCCTTCGCCTCGAAGGAGAAGACGTTGCACGCCAACGCGGGCAGGCACAAGGAGCTGCCCAGGTTCGAGGCCGACAGCGCGGTCCGGTTCTTCGCCCGGCACTTCGGCCGAGCAGTGACCTCGCCGGCCTGA
- a CDS encoding MFS transporter, translating to MVATTHPVQPLLSARRRWTVLAVCCLSMFLVGLDTTIVNVGLPAIGRGLGAGTRDLEWTVDAYTLVLASLLISSGALADRFGRRRVFQCGLAVFGTASLLCALAPSVGALIAARAVQGIGASMLSPVALAIVVNAMPDPRERAQAIGVWASVFGLSMAAGPVTGGALIAGFGWRSVFWVNAPVIVAALVLSALFVPESRGQRARRLDIPGQTLLTVMIGVLVGVLIEGPRIGWTSPAALAAYVVTGGATAGFMGVECRRSEPLMDPRLFRRPVFSSAVLGAVAVFVALNVTLLLNTLYLQHTRGWTPLAAGVATLPMAVGATVCAPLSGRLVGRSGPRLPLVLAGGFITGGGLCLVGLDQRTNVLLLLLAYLLIGIGFGFANAPITNTAVSGLPPARAGVAGAITSTARQVGSALGIALAGGLVAGTSPAGLAHASRPGWILVAACGVLLFLVVRASRPKTPATAAR from the coding sequence GTGGTCGCTACGACTCACCCTGTTCAGCCCCTTCTCAGTGCGCGCAGACGCTGGACGGTGCTGGCCGTCTGCTGCCTGAGCATGTTCCTGGTGGGGCTGGACACCACCATCGTCAACGTGGGTCTGCCGGCCATCGGGCGTGGTTTGGGTGCGGGGACCCGCGATCTTGAATGGACCGTGGACGCGTACACCCTCGTCCTGGCCAGTCTTCTGATCTCCTCGGGTGCGTTGGCGGACCGGTTCGGGCGCCGACGGGTGTTCCAGTGCGGTCTGGCCGTCTTCGGTACGGCGTCGCTGCTCTGCGCGCTGGCCCCATCGGTGGGCGCGCTCATCGCGGCCCGTGCCGTCCAGGGGATCGGCGCCTCGATGCTCAGCCCCGTGGCTCTCGCGATCGTGGTGAACGCGATGCCCGACCCGAGGGAGCGAGCACAGGCGATCGGTGTCTGGGCCTCGGTCTTCGGGCTCAGTATGGCCGCCGGCCCGGTCACGGGCGGCGCTCTGATCGCGGGGTTCGGCTGGCGGTCGGTGTTCTGGGTCAACGCGCCGGTCATCGTCGCCGCCCTTGTGCTCAGCGCCCTGTTCGTGCCGGAGTCCCGTGGGCAGCGGGCGCGGCGGCTCGACATCCCGGGTCAGACCCTGCTGACCGTAATGATCGGCGTCCTGGTCGGCGTCCTCATCGAGGGGCCGCGCATCGGATGGACATCGCCCGCGGCGCTGGCCGCCTACGTGGTCACCGGTGGGGCGACGGCGGGATTCATGGGGGTCGAGTGCCGTCGAAGCGAGCCGCTGATGGATCCGCGCCTCTTCCGGCGTCCGGTCTTCAGCAGCGCGGTCCTGGGCGCCGTGGCGGTCTTCGTCGCCCTGAACGTGACACTGCTGCTCAACACCCTGTACTTGCAACACACTCGGGGGTGGACGCCACTGGCCGCCGGGGTGGCGACCTTGCCCATGGCCGTCGGAGCGACCGTCTGCGCCCCGCTGTCGGGCCGGCTGGTCGGGCGCAGCGGACCGCGGCTGCCGCTGGTCCTGGCCGGCGGCTTCATCACGGGGGGCGGACTGTGCCTGGTAGGACTCGACCAGCGTACGAACGTGCTCCTGCTGCTCTTGGCTTACTTGCTCATAGGCATCGGGTTCGGCTTCGCCAACGCGCCGATCACGAACACCGCGGTCAGCGGGCTTCCTCCGGCCCGTGCCGGCGTTGCCGGAGCGATCACCTCCACCGCCCGTCAGGTCGGCTCGGCACTCGGTATCGCCCTCGCCGGCGGGCTGGTTGCGGGGACAAGCCCGGCGGGGCTTGCCCACGCGTCCCGTCCGGGATGGATCCTGGTGGCCGCCTGCGGAGTCCTGCTGTTCCTCGTGGTTCGCGCATCGCGGCCGAAGACACCCGCGACCGCGGCTCGATGA
- a CDS encoding cold-shock protein gives MASGTVKWFNAEKGFGFIEQDGGGADVFAHYSNIATSGFRELQEGQKVTFDVTQGQKGPQAENIVPA, from the coding sequence ATGGCATCTGGCACCGTGAAGTGGTTCAACGCGGAAAAGGGCTTCGGCTTCATCGAGCAGGACGGCGGCGGCGCCGACGTGTTCGCGCACTACTCGAACATCGCCACCTCCGGCTTCCGCGAGCTTCAGGAAGGCCAGAAGGTGACCTTCGACGTGACGCAGGGCCAGAAGGGCCCGCAGGCGGAGAACATCGTTCCTGCCTGA
- a CDS encoding MerR family transcriptional regulator, protein MPAENSPAGNLDDEDYPAFTMGRAADILGITPAFLRAIGEAELITPRRSEGGHRRYSRHQLRLVARARELVDQGTPVEAACRIISLEDQLEEARRLNEQMRRRLGASGMGDNRELSSPPE, encoded by the coding sequence ATGCCCGCCGAGAACTCGCCCGCCGGTAACCTCGACGACGAGGACTACCCCGCCTTCACCATGGGTCGCGCTGCCGACATCCTCGGCATCACCCCGGCCTTTCTCCGGGCCATCGGTGAGGCCGAGCTGATCACTCCGCGGCGCTCTGAGGGCGGCCACCGCCGTTACTCCCGCCACCAGTTGCGTCTCGTCGCCCGCGCGCGAGAGCTCGTCGACCAGGGAACTCCCGTCGAGGCCGCGTGCCGCATCATCAGCCTTGAGGACCAGCTGGAAGAGGCCCGGCGCCTGAACGAGCAGATGCGCCGCAGGCTGGGCGCCTCCGGTATGGGTGACAACCGTGAGCTGAGCAGTCCGCCTGAGTGA